Proteins found in one Pararge aegeria chromosome 12, ilParAegt1.1, whole genome shotgun sequence genomic segment:
- the LOC120628221 gene encoding glucose-1-phosphatase-like, whose translation MAGKVAIFFFLNIFGLVLGKRLVQVVMLSRHNVRAPLIENLEHFSPNPWPVWTYKPGHLTAKGALLEEYMGEYIKNWLEKEKLLSESCPGENEIHIYANTRHRTRESAKAFARGAFRNCNVTVHVINSEDMDPVFNPVIHNASRELKTEIIKEMQQQLDELQLRDSYLELENILDLKKSHSCNLENICSFANVKDDIFYEIGEEPNIKGPLAQGNSIVDSFIMSYYEGMPLDDVAWGKIKTSDQWRSLAKITKENQNVRFNSTILAKDVAKPLIDYIKKMLLKDSPPKFTLLHGHDANLNSVMAAIGFTGFVLPDQYETTPLGGKLVFQKWHDDEDNRDLLKIDFVYQSIDQLRKCTKLSEENPPLWVQLEIKGCPVDQNGFCVWEKFLTSLSIL comes from the coding sequence ATGGCGGGAAAGGTCGCCATCTTTTTCTTTCTAAACATTTTCGGGCTCGTATTAGGTAAAAGATTAGTGCAAGTGGTGATGTTAAGTAGGCATAATGTTCGAGCACCTCTAATAGAGAATTTGGAACATTTTTCTCCAAACCCTTGGCCCGTGTGGACTTATAAGCCTGGACATTTAACAGCAAAAGGCGCACTGCTTGAAGAATATATGGgagaatacataaaaaattggCTTGAAAAGGAAAAGTTGTTGAGTGAAAGTTGTCCAGGTGAGAACGAAATACACATTTATGCAAATACTAGGCACAGGACGCGCGAATCTGCGAAAGCATTCGCTAGAGGTGCGTTCAGAAATTGCAATGTTACAGTGCACGTAATAAACTCTGAAGATATGGACCCAGTTTTCAATCCCGTCATCCATAACGCTTCAAGGGaattgaaaactgaaataatcaAAGAAATGCAGCAGCAATTAGACGAACTTCAATTGCGAGATTCTTATTTAGAACTAGAAAAcattttggatttaaaaaaatcgcatTCTTGTAATCTCGAAAATATCTGCAGTTTTGCTAATGTTAAggatgatattttttatgaaattggaGAGGAACCGAACATAAAAGGACCTTTGGCGCAAGGCAACAGCATTGTTGACTCTTTTATTATGAGTTACTATGAAGGAATGCCATTAGATGACGTCGCTTGGGGCAAGATCAAAACCTCCGATCAATGGAGATCTCTTGCGAAAATAACGAAGGAAAATCAAAATGTTCGTTTTAATAGTACGATATTGGCTAAAGACGTAGCCAAACCGTTAAtagattacataaaaaaaatgttgttaaaaGACAGCCCGCCAAAGTTTACTTTGTTGCACGGCCATGACgcaaatttaaattcagtaaTGGCGGCAATTGGCTTCACAGGTTTTGTGTTGCCAGATCAATACGAAACTACACCTTTAGGAGGTAAATTAGTCTTCCAGAAATGGCACGATGATGAAGATAACCGAGATTTGTTAAAGATCGATTTTGTTTATCAGAGTATCGATCAACTAAGGAAATGCACAAAATTATCTGAGGAAAATCCTCCCCTGTGGGTACAACTGGAAATTAAAGGATGCCCTGTTGATCAAAATGGCTTTTGTGTATGGGAAAAATTCTTAACATCTTTGAGTATTTTATGA
- the LOC120627948 gene encoding IQ and AAA domain-containing protein 1-like has translation MYNKSLLNTIIFILICVAMQVVVFSFIVYSSAMSSLKLEQVVILSRHNVRTPTSKNLGRMTPQFWPHWKEKPGFLTKKGFLLEGYMGKYFYTWLNKEGLLPAKCPSEKDFYIYANTMQRTMYSAQAFVRECFPRCNITINHADTDKPDPIFTPMIHNSTDIFKEIAFKEMKYIFNHLNLNNSYNVMEDILEFNESDFCKIDKDCYLAADITEFNITADKKPEVTGPLKISNEAIDAFLMAYYNGFPFKDVAWGKLNDTNWHSILDITAGYHNVTFCTKHIARDIAQPMIKYLTNIFFNSNTRVILLMGHDANINVLLSAMSFKPYELDYNFISTPVGGKIVFQKWLDEKANEYLLKIEYVYQSNEQLREAAVLSYDNPPQFKLLELEHCGTDYRGFCRWNDFINFLSDLKKAAKGLYLKERKLAPEVLGRLYAQYCDVINRMYDSYLNSVHLQRAPCILEIVSLFWKRLYELRKELVNYIVNDYIYVDEALCSLRKTPYDIQIVIPYHFPLESRSKGIEELLQTMWADAERRKNAPKMEQKKSQMLDFDGFLSTTGVQSVQHVKIIEDSVSTIISEDFIQANLIQKHERYRKFYIEDFKAKCRRRRQYFAEKVKDAPKYLRISAARLIQRAYRRYMICKRDEMLNNKRDVILGIVPDPFRKKLSYEEENNKIYERKRRIRQNIREKYKEEIEKEKIRLVILKKDTQIEDITENIMLWFKEWYEGYGFFPKYPYDTEGGTVMVIRENYPYIEEQIEEDEKMAQRTKGKTKEMLKGEQKAAKLEAVMREELAKEQKLKEAELLFKQRCNPMSDPGYQPQQSIHTGNITEALQNYRAAWSMHDRFPESPPSAVFGYMQSVLTEDLMNQLHVECRKYVDELMRLDLKLLIKKHQRMYKKLGMKYPKFKPRKRPNVPAPPKPFAISDKMLQNIQIVFDLNIISKPTAKMKDIYGDLNYAAYEQNIRDPDAKFPPPGCGDIRSLLILSCVFGTGIEPGAVRNKAVMLLGPERNGKSFMVDAICGEINAVKIDITPEVFSAVAKKPARALSEVFVAARLFQPSVIYMRNIERIFIKKV, from the exons AtgtacaataaatctttgttgaatacgataatttttatactaatatgTGTTGCAATGCAAGTCGTTGTTTTCTCGTTCATTGTATATTCGAGTGCTATGTCGTCTCTGAAACTAGAACAAGTGGTTATTCTTAGTAGACATAACGTAAGAACTCCCACATCCAAAAACCTTGGCAGAATGACACCTCAATTTTGGCCTCATTGGAAAGAAAAACCTGGTTTTTTGACCAAAAAAGGGTTCCTGTTAGAAGGTTATAtgggtaaatatttttatacctgGCTGAATAAAGAAGGGCTTTTGCCTGCAAAATGTCCCAGTGAAAAAGATTTCTACATTTACGCGAACACTATGCAACGGACAATGTACTCAGCGCAGGCTTTTGTAAGGGAATGTTTTCCACGTTGTAACATAACTATAAACCATGCTGACACTGACAAACCTGATCCTATATTCACTCCAATGATACATAATTCAACTGATATATTCAAAGAAATAGCCTTCAAAGAGatgaagtatatttttaatcatttgaatttaaataattcttacaATGTAATGGAGGATATTCTGGAATTTAACGAGTCGGATTTTTGTAAAATAGACAAAGACTGTTATTTGGCTGCTGACATaactgaatttaatataactgctgaTAAGAAACCTGAAGTCACAGGtccattaaaaataagtaacgaAGCAATTGATGCTTTTTTGATGGCATATTATAATGGATTTCCATTCAAAGATGTTGCATGGGGAAAATTGAATGACACAAATTGGCACTCAATTTTAGACATAACTGCAGGTTATCATAATGTAACTTTTTGCACAAAACATATTGCTAGAGATATTGCACAACctatgataaaatatttgactaatatcttttttaattcaaacacaagagttattttattaatgggaCATGATGctaacattaatgttttattaagtgCAATGTCATTTAAACCGTATGAgttagattataattttatatcaaccCCAGTCGGTGGGAAAATTGTATTTCAAAAGTGGTTAGATGAGaaagctaatgaatatttattgaaaattgaaTATGTGTATCAAAGTAATGAACAACTGAGGGAGGCTGCTGTATTATCTTACGATAATCCACCacagtttaaattattagaactaGAGCATTGTGGAACAGATTATAGAGGATTTTGTCGTTggaatgattttattaatttcttatctGATTTA AAAAAAGCCGCCAAAGGTTTGTATTTGAAAGAACGCAAACTGGCTCCCGAGGTGTTGGGGAGGTTGTATGCACAGTACTGTGACGTTATCAACAGGATGTACGACTCCTACCTCAACAGCGTACATCTTCAGCGTGCGCCCTGCATCCTTGAAATCGTCAGCTTGTTCTGGAAAAG attgTACGAACTCCGTAAAGAACTTGTAAACTACATTGTAAACGACTACATTTATGTGGATGAAGCACTCTGTTCATTAAGAAAGACTCCGTACGATATTCAG ATCGTAATTCCATATCACTTTCCTTTGGAAAGCCGCTCTAAAGGTATTGAGGAACTACTTCAGACGATGTGGGCagatgctgagagaaggaaaaacgcACCCAAAATG gaGCAAAAGAAAAGCCAGATGCTGGATTTCGATGGATTCCTCTCTACTACTGGTGTTCAATCTGTGCAACATGTCAAAATTATAG aGGATAGCGTTTCAACGATTATATCAGAGGACTTCATCCAAGCTAATCTAATACAGAAACACGAAAGATACAG GAAATTCTATATAGAGGACTTCAAAGCCAAATGCCGAAGACGAAGGCAGTACTTTGCAGAAAAGGTCAAAGATGCTCCTAAATATCTGAGGATATCTGCTGCTAGGTTGATCCAAAGAGCGTACAG ACGCTACATGATATGCAAAAGAGATGAGATGCTGAATAACAAACGGGATGTGATATTAGGAATTGTACCAGACCCATTTCGAAAGAAATTGAGTTATGAAgaggaaaataataaa ATATATGAAAGAAAACGTAGGATAAGACAAAATATACgagaaaaatataaagaagaaatTGAAAAAGAGAAAATTAGGCTCGTAATCTTAAAGAAGGACACTCAAATCGAAGATATCACCGAAAACATCATGCTGTGGTTCAAAGAATG GTATGAGGGCTACGGGTTCTTCCCTAAATACCCGTATGACACAGAGGGTGGTACAGTTATGGTTATACGAGAGAACTACCCCTACATCGAGGAGCAGATAGAGGAAGATGAGAAAATGGCACAACGTACGAAAGGCAAGACTAAAGAGATG tTAAAAGGAGAACAGAAGGCAGCCAAGTTAGAAGCGGTAATGAGAGAGGAACTAGCGAAAGAGCAGAAGTTAAAGGAGGCGGAACTACTTTTCAAGCAGAGATGTAACCCTATGTCAGACCCTGGTTACCAACCGCAGCAGTCAATACATACGGGAAATATTACCGAG GCTCTTCAAAACTACCGTGCGGCGTGGTCTATGCACGACAGGTTCCCAGAAAGCCCACCCAGCGCTGTATTCGGCTACATGCAGTCCGTACTGACTGAGGATCTGATGAACCAGCTTCATGTGGAGTGCAGGAAATACGTTGATGAACTTATGAG GTTGGATTTGAAACTGCTGATCAAAAAGCACCAGCGAATGTACAAGAAATTAGGCATGAAATACCCGAAATTTAAGCCGAGGAAACGGCCTAATGTCCCAGCGCCTCCGAAGCCTTTTGCCATAAGTGATAAAATGTTACAGAATATACAG ATTGTGTTCGACTTGAACATCATTTCAAAACCCACCGCCAAAATGAAGGATATCTACGGAGATTTAAACTACGCAGCTTACGAGCAAAACATAAGAGACCCGGAtgcaaa
- the LOC120628461 gene encoding vacuolar protein sorting-associated protein 37A-like — MLPRSYYNDQEIQRKRQIDTLKIFNDNVTELHENAEYRVEFSADGRNFSLNVVLTPEFPSEKPSIFVNPVFPHPWLAENSNQVVGAPGLVNYTPHSDLGRVVQVIIREFARCGPNLLTQEDKSTDTSPQSQYSSQSFMFPELSELTVEELQEIIENPDLQDKLLETTPQLVELDLETEELMTSIEEIAQDNLTKQQMLDNLKSEVLDRISTIVQMKMNYEELNRKHQKLSEMYDPYRIRHCLKQAALKADEDAESIAEQFLLGNIPVETFIAKFAEKRALGQARRAREERLAHQLAQLDKATT; from the exons ATGCTGCCACGTTCCTATTACAACGATCAAGAAATACAGCGAAAACGTCAAATTGATACCTTAAAGATCTTCAACGATAATGTGACAGAACTGCATGAAAATGCAGAATATAGGGTGGAATTTAGTGCTGACGGTCGGAACTTTAGCCTAAACGTGGTCTTAACCCCGGAATTCCCAAGTGAGAAACCAAGTATATTTGTCAATCCTGTTTTTCCTCATCCTTGGTTAGCAGAGAATTCAAATCAAGTAGTGGGTGCACCTGGATTAGTAAATTACACTCCACATTCGGATTTAGGACGCGTTGTTCAGGTTATAATACGCGAGTTTGCGAGATGTGGTCCTAATCTGTTGACACAGGAGGATAAATCTACCGACACAAGTCCCCAATCCCAGTATAGTTCTCAGTCGTTCATGTTTCCGGAGTTGAGTGAGCTGACAGTTGAAGAGCTGCAGGAGATAATTGAGAATCCGGATTTGCAG GACAAACTTCTAGAAACTACACCGCAGTTGGTTGAACTGGATCTGGAAACTGAGGAACTCATGACTAGCATAGAGGAAATAGCCCAGGACAATCTCACAAAACAGCAAATGCTTGATAATCTCAAATCAGAG GTGTTAGACAGAATCTCAACTATAGTCCAAATGAAAATGAACTATGAGGAACTAAATAGGAAGCATCAGAAATTATCTGAGATGTACGACCCATACAGGATCAGACACTGTCTGAAGCAAGCCGCGTTGAAAGCTGATGAGGATGCAGAGAGTATAGCAGAACAATTCTTATTAG GTAATATTCCGGTGGAGACCTTTATAGCGAAATTTGCGGAAAAACGCGCTCTAGGGCAGGCGAGGCGCGCCAGGGAAGAGAGGCTTGCTCACCAACTAGCTCAGCTGGATAAGGCTACCACATAG